In one window of Methanoregula sp. DNA:
- a CDS encoding PEGA domain-containing protein yields MSIHYRTLVVACVILACLVLGIAPAAADTTQYRVYSEPSGASFCVDYHCGYSTPDDFGVSPNTWHTITVSMPGYQTWSTYEGVGDIGTEVINAILVPNPVSYGWLDLNPFEADIYIDGVYYGNGEQTIPLAPGSHTLLLKKPGYYDSTTRFSITAGETFPTAIGMEPYTQSPIYGDLQIQSVPPGAAVYVNNNYQGITYPGDPVYVTQLAPGTYTVSLSMQDYQTFTQTAVVQAGKTKQITASMVPVTPGAAPDTTGQLIVGSVPSGAGIYLDNKYSGVTPMVLANIPAGSHTLVLRQGGFAEWTSAVTVNGGSYTEISGTLVPGSTPAKPASVNPVPQPTKSGLPAVIPLAGLGICGFLVLLGKKE; encoded by the coding sequence ATGTCCATTCATTACCGAACCCTCGTAGTCGCCTGTGTGATACTTGCCTGTCTTGTTTTGGGCATTGCCCCGGCTGCGGCGGACACTACGCAGTACCGTGTCTACTCTGAACCGTCAGGTGCCTCCTTCTGTGTCGATTACCATTGCGGCTACTCTACCCCCGATGATTTTGGGGTATCGCCCAATACCTGGCACACCATTACCGTATCCATGCCCGGGTACCAGACCTGGAGCACGTACGAGGGTGTCGGGGATATAGGAACGGAAGTAATCAATGCAATCCTGGTACCAAACCCGGTCTCGTACGGGTGGCTTGACCTCAATCCCTTCGAGGCGGACATTTACATCGATGGCGTCTACTATGGAAACGGTGAGCAGACCATTCCTCTTGCCCCGGGAAGCCACACGCTTCTTCTCAAGAAGCCCGGCTATTATGATTCCACGACCCGGTTCTCCATCACTGCCGGCGAGACCTTCCCCACCGCGATCGGGATGGAGCCGTATACGCAGTCGCCCATCTACGGGGATCTCCAGATCCAGTCCGTCCCCCCGGGAGCCGCGGTGTATGTGAACAATAATTACCAGGGTATAACCTATCCGGGCGATCCTGTCTATGTCACCCAGCTTGCACCGGGCACCTACACGGTCAGTCTTTCTATGCAGGATTACCAGACATTCACCCAGACTGCCGTTGTCCAGGCAGGGAAAACAAAGCAGATTACCGCGTCTATGGTACCGGTAACCCCCGGTGCGGCTCCCGATACCACGGGTCAGCTCATCGTTGGTTCTGTCCCCTCCGGAGCCGGCATCTACCTTGACAACAAGTACAGCGGTGTTACCCCCATGGTGCTGGCGAACATTCCTGCGGGAAGCCACACGCTCGTGCTCCGCCAGGGTGGGTTTGCGGAATGGACCTCGGCAGTAACTGTTAACGGGGGAAGCTATACGGAGATATCCGGGACGCTCGTTCCAGGTTCTACGCCGGCCAAACCAGCCTCCGTGAATCCGGTGCCCCAGCCGACAAAGTCCGGGCTTCCGGCAGTCATTCCCCTTGCCGGTCTTGGAATTTGCGGTTTCCTCGTTCTCCTGGGTAAGAAGGAGTAA